In Spirosoma aureum, a single genomic region encodes these proteins:
- a CDS encoding putative quinol monooxygenase, producing MLVRIVRMTFQEDKLADFHAIFDNSKYLIRAFPGNRHLQLLSDPDRPDVRMTYSLWDSADALDDYRQSELFRSTWAATKVLFAERAIAFSGENLETVTQIDMA from the coding sequence ATGCTTGTTCGCATTGTTCGCATGACATTTCAGGAAGATAAACTTGCCGATTTTCATGCCATTTTTGATAACTCCAAGTACCTGATCCGGGCCTTTCCCGGAAACCGGCATCTTCAGCTTCTTAGCGATCCCGATCGGCCCGACGTACGAATGACCTACAGCCTCTGGGACTCAGCCGATGCGCTTGACGATTACCGGCAGAGTGAGCTTTTTCGTTCAACATGGGCTGCTACAAAAGTATTGTTTGCCGAACGGGCTATTGCCTTCTCGGGCGAAAACCTGGAAACAGTAACACAGATCGATATGGCTTAA
- a CDS encoding GxxExxY protein, which produces MERQVEIPVVYKGKKIYKSFFADSLVDTAIDQKSKQLTA; this is translated from the coding sequence ATGGAACGTCAGGTTGAAATTCCGGTTGTTTATAAAGGCAAGAAAATCTATAAGTCATTTTTCGCGGATTCGCTCGTTGATACTGCCATTGATCAGAAGTCGAAGCAATTGACAGCGTAG
- a CDS encoding carboxypeptidase regulatory-like domain-containing protein, with protein MYRWLTVVGLIACLTFGLVSGAYAQMTTTLSGFVTDATTGKPMPFANVYLNGSTRGSITNEQGHFSLTGVPLGTVEVVASFVGYQPAHQTLRLNDDQAKTINFRLKPGGQLLATVTVRGNLKKWERHLRQFKKQLLGEPFGGQCEIMNTDVLSFSEENGHLKAVATEPLVIENHALGYKLWYELAYFDGTFQKVFYAGSTRFEELKAADERQANRFKRNRMRAYLGSVRHLMVTLIDSTYEQEGFLVYQEDLTVPIARGKDNRATLYGSIRGHLKPLSIKKLIQPGRLPFERRLVSDRQLIVFYTNAMSPYSPYSDARYAYSQIKLPAGQMQMTTDGVITLPYGSEIQGSLADDRLSTMLPADWKPDQEKTTTPTNVPVAAQGKLLPPDARMERIVTAFKERFHALAPVLFVHTDKPFYATGDRIWLSAYLLDAATNRRPVGETAIHVTLMTATGRLVQHQWLKISDGRAAGDFRLSDSLASGTYHLRAYTDEDDGQHRPAFERSIAVYNLIQSQNQAIADTAQKPLDVQLLPEGGHWVVGVRSRFGIKVVAPDGLGRQVAGRIIDDAGAEVARFTTNPMGLGSVVLAPVQGHTYRAQVTALQPEANNRLTGSAQLPPAEADGLLLSADVVSDSSRLIITITGTNRPAVDSAYVLIQQQGRVVDQRKFQLQNGVARISLPIAALPPGLNQLTLYDASARPKAERLVFLPERLAAVRVLMSLNKTRYQPREQAILSVTLNDDGLPAVAVLSASITDAGQVPDDTAAATIQTHLLLSGELRGRVEQPNVYLKDNSAETRRALDDLLLTQGWRRVSGTPDNELLGGVSLIGRVLNQKNEPIPGAQVMIASMATQKSFLKSAGADEKGWFRLAGLDVADTMQLLAQLTNRELKPFLNDEAHFVLSGPGRTWDVDTSRIPSNWQALHMQIAAAKIRQEDDAAFYRDKTVKLLKEVIVRARKVEERPDDIKRRSLHSNADATLVFDEKSPRFPNLYEMIRGRFAGVGVTQMLTGGYQVVVRGSGSIMSGSQPLFLMDGMPVQDMDGTGLLNFNPSDIERVELLKNAGTAGIYGVRGGNGVIAFYSKVFRPDKSSTSKKTGTKPLQLIGYPSVLREFYVPRYDSKPDETTPPEVSSRVDRRDVLYWKPLIQTDGQGHSQLQFPLSDVVRTLRITVQGITAEGRPVVGSALIRVQ; from the coding sequence ATGTATCGTTGGCTAACTGTCGTTGGGTTGATTGCCTGTCTGACGTTCGGGCTGGTTTCGGGGGCGTATGCACAAATGACCACTACGCTATCCGGCTTTGTGACCGACGCTACGACCGGTAAGCCAATGCCTTTTGCCAATGTATACCTCAACGGTTCTACGCGGGGTTCCATTACCAATGAGCAGGGACACTTTTCATTAACGGGTGTTCCGTTGGGGACAGTAGAGGTTGTGGCTTCTTTTGTCGGCTATCAGCCAGCGCACCAGACATTACGACTCAACGACGACCAGGCGAAGACAATCAATTTTCGACTGAAACCCGGCGGACAATTACTGGCTACCGTAACTGTTCGGGGCAATCTCAAGAAGTGGGAGCGGCATCTTCGTCAGTTTAAAAAGCAACTGCTTGGCGAACCATTTGGCGGGCAGTGCGAAATCATGAACACTGATGTACTCAGTTTTTCCGAAGAAAACGGACATCTGAAAGCCGTTGCTACTGAGCCGCTTGTTATCGAAAACCATGCGTTGGGTTATAAGCTCTGGTATGAACTGGCCTATTTTGATGGGACGTTCCAAAAGGTCTTTTATGCCGGGTCGACGCGCTTCGAAGAGCTAAAAGCAGCCGATGAACGACAGGCTAATCGATTTAAGCGAAATCGGATGCGTGCCTATCTGGGCTCGGTCCGGCATCTGATGGTCACGCTGATCGACAGTACCTATGAGCAGGAAGGCTTTCTGGTCTATCAGGAAGACTTAACTGTACCGATCGCCAGAGGTAAAGATAATCGGGCAACCTTGTATGGTTCAATAAGAGGGCACCTGAAGCCGCTGAGCATAAAAAAACTGATCCAGCCAGGTCGATTACCGTTTGAGCGCCGGCTGGTTTCTGACCGGCAGCTGATCGTTTTTTACACCAATGCGATGTCGCCTTACTCGCCCTATAGCGATGCCAGGTACGCTTATTCGCAAATCAAACTTCCTGCGGGACAAATGCAGATGACCACCGATGGCGTCATTACGCTACCTTATGGATCGGAAATACAGGGTTCACTGGCCGACGATCGCCTATCGACGATGCTTCCTGCCGACTGGAAGCCCGATCAGGAGAAGACAACTACCCCAACAAATGTCCCGGTGGCTGCACAGGGAAAGCTATTGCCACCCGATGCCCGAATGGAGCGAATTGTTACGGCTTTTAAGGAGCGTTTTCATGCGCTGGCACCGGTTCTGTTTGTGCATACCGATAAGCCATTCTACGCGACGGGTGATCGAATCTGGCTAAGTGCCTACCTGCTCGATGCGGCTACCAATCGCCGACCCGTTGGCGAAACGGCAATTCATGTAACCCTGATGACGGCTACCGGGCGGCTCGTTCAGCATCAGTGGCTGAAAATATCGGATGGTCGGGCGGCTGGTGATTTTCGACTGTCGGATTCGCTGGCTTCAGGAACGTATCATTTGAGGGCTTATACCGACGAAGACGATGGGCAACATCGACCTGCTTTTGAACGATCCATTGCCGTATATAATCTGATTCAGTCGCAAAATCAGGCAATAGCGGACACAGCACAAAAACCGCTGGACGTACAACTGTTGCCCGAAGGCGGTCATTGGGTGGTTGGGGTCCGGTCTCGATTTGGAATAAAAGTGGTAGCACCTGATGGCCTTGGTCGGCAGGTGGCAGGCCGAATTATTGATGATGCGGGTGCGGAAGTGGCTCGATTTACAACAAATCCGATGGGGCTTGGCAGTGTGGTGCTGGCGCCGGTTCAAGGCCATACCTACCGGGCACAGGTAACGGCTTTACAACCGGAAGCGAATAACCGGTTGACCGGCTCAGCTCAGCTACCTCCTGCCGAAGCCGATGGATTGCTGCTATCAGCCGATGTTGTTAGTGATAGCAGTCGGCTGATTATCACGATTACGGGAACAAATCGTCCGGCCGTCGATTCGGCTTATGTGTTGATACAGCAACAGGGCCGGGTAGTCGATCAGCGAAAATTTCAATTGCAGAATGGCGTGGCACGGATCAGTTTACCCATTGCCGCTTTGCCACCCGGACTGAATCAACTCACCCTTTATGATGCCTCTGCCCGTCCAAAGGCCGAGCGACTGGTGTTTTTGCCAGAACGATTAGCCGCTGTTCGTGTGCTGATGTCTCTCAACAAAACCCGTTATCAACCGCGCGAACAGGCTATTTTGAGTGTTACGCTGAATGACGATGGGCTTCCTGCTGTTGCCGTATTGTCTGCTTCAATAACCGATGCCGGACAGGTTCCCGACGATACCGCTGCGGCTACCATCCAGACGCATCTGCTGCTGAGCGGTGAATTACGGGGGCGGGTTGAGCAACCCAATGTATACCTTAAAGACAACTCGGCTGAAACACGTCGGGCTTTAGACGATCTGCTGTTGACTCAGGGCTGGCGTCGCGTAAGCGGCACACCCGATAACGAACTGCTGGGAGGGGTGTCGTTGATTGGACGAGTGCTGAACCAGAAAAATGAGCCTATTCCTGGAGCGCAGGTCATGATTGCCTCAATGGCTACGCAGAAGTCATTCCTGAAGTCAGCGGGGGCTGATGAAAAAGGATGGTTTCGATTAGCGGGTTTAGATGTTGCCGATACGATGCAGCTGTTAGCTCAACTGACTAACCGGGAATTGAAGCCGTTTCTGAATGATGAAGCTCATTTTGTGCTGAGTGGACCTGGTCGAACGTGGGATGTAGACACCAGCCGTATACCCTCAAATTGGCAGGCTTTACACATGCAGATAGCTGCAGCGAAAATCCGTCAGGAAGACGATGCCGCTTTTTACCGGGACAAAACCGTTAAACTCCTGAAAGAAGTCATTGTCCGCGCCCGAAAAGTTGAAGAACGTCCGGATGACATTAAACGAAGGAGTTTGCATAGTAATGCTGATGCTACGCTTGTGTTCGACGAAAAATCCCCCCGATTTCCGAACCTGTATGAAATGATTCGCGGGCGGTTTGCCGGAGTAGGTGTCACACAAATGTTGACTGGTGGTTATCAGGTAGTTGTGCGAGGATCGGGGAGTATTATGAGCGGCTCACAGCCCTTGTTTCTGATGGACGGAATGCCCGTTCAGGATATGGATGGAACGGGTTTGTTAAATTTCAATCCCAGTGATATTGAGCGCGTCGAGTTGTTGAAAAATGCTGGGACCGCTGGCATTTATGGCGTTCGGGGTGGAAATGGCGTCATCGCTTTTTACTCGAAAGTGTTTCGGCCCGATAAATCATCGACCAGTAAAAAAACGGGAACAAAGCCCCTGCAATTGATTGGGTATCCATCGGTGCTGCGGGAGTTCTACGTGCCGCGCTATGACAGTAAACCTGATGAAACAACACCTCCCGAAGTTTCGTCGCGGGTTGATCGCCGGGATGTTTTATACTGGAAACCACTGATTCAAACGGATGGGCAGGGACATAGTCAGTTGCAGTTTCCACTGTCGGATGTAGTCAGAACGTTGCGCATAACGGTGCAGGGCATCACCGCCGAAGGTCGGCCGGTGGTTGGTTCAGCGCTGATTCGGGTTCAATAA